A single genomic interval of Psychroserpens sp. NJDZ02 harbors:
- a CDS encoding 30S ribosomal protein S16, giving the protein MPVKIRLQRHGKKGKPYYWIVAADARAKRDGKYLEKLGAYNPNTNPATIELDVDGAVQWLQNGAQPTDTAKAILSYKGAMLKNHLAGGVRKGALTEEQAEAKFTAWLEEKATKVDAKKDGLSKAEADAKAKAFEAEKAANEARIAANAPVVEEAPAEEAKASNEEEE; this is encoded by the coding sequence ATGCCAGTAAAAATTAGATTACAAAGACACGGTAAAAAAGGAAAACCTTATTACTGGATCGTAGCAGCTGATGCTAGAGCAAAAAGAGATGGTAAATACCTAGAAAAATTAGGTGCTTACAATCCAAACACAAACCCTGCAACTATCGAATTAGATGTTGATGGAGCAGTACAATGGTTACAGAATGGTGCACAACCAACTGATACAGCAAAAGCTATTTTGTCTTACAAAGGAGCAATGCTTAAAAACCATTTAGCAGGAGGAGTAAGAAAAGGTGCTTTAACAGAAGAGCAAGCTGAAGCAAAGTTTACAGCTTGGTTAGAAGAAAAAGCAACTAAAGTAGATGCTAAAAAAGATGGTTTATCTAAAGCGGAAGCTGATGCTAAAGCCAAAGCTTTTGAAGCAGAAAAAGCAGCTAATGAAGCTAGAATTGCAGCTAACGCTCCAGTTGTAGAAGAGGCTCCTGCTGAAGAAGCAAAAGCTTCTAACGAAGAAGAAGAATAA
- a CDS encoding DUF6252 family protein: MKKITYLLVLALGLCSCTDDLVFNTPAFIGYHNSQLWEASSFRANVDTSGDLTITGVRGAETVSLKTDNTLEKTYLLGNTVSSVVFEGASGKVYSTNNIPNPEVQIYPSEGSIVLAEYNLIERTVSGTFTFTAYDTEGLETENFNRGHFHNVPITNIAVVNNNDTEVNVACQNATAVVVTTKVNLNSVDPTGVQYTDFCNAYKTALQVNKQVCGDTDGSIQDLIDGLGDCTN, from the coding sequence ATGAAAAAAATAACATACCTGCTAGTCCTTGCATTGGGTCTGTGTTCCTGTACAGATGATTTGGTATTTAATACGCCTGCCTTTATTGGTTATCATAATTCACAATTGTGGGAAGCTAGTAGTTTTAGAGCAAATGTGGATACGTCTGGAGATCTTACAATAACGGGAGTTAGAGGTGCTGAAACTGTAAGCCTTAAAACAGATAACACTTTAGAAAAAACTTATTTATTGGGGAACACGGTGTCTTCAGTGGTTTTTGAAGGAGCATCGGGTAAGGTTTATAGTACTAATAATATTCCCAATCCAGAAGTGCAAATATACCCATCGGAAGGAAGTATTGTGTTAGCTGAGTACAATCTAATAGAGAGAACAGTTTCTGGAACATTTACTTTTACAGCTTACGATACTGAAGGATTAGAAACGGAGAATTTTAATAGAGGCCATTTTCATAATGTGCCTATTACAAATATTGCAGTGGTTAATAATAATGATACGGAGGTTAATGTAGCTTGTCAAAATGCCACAGCGGTGGTTGTTACAACTAAAGTTAATTTAAATAGTGTGGATCCGACAGGAGTACAATACACCGATTTTTGTAATGCTTATAAAACAGCACTTCAGGTTAATAAGCAAGTGTGTGGAGATACAGATGGTTCTATACAAGACTTAATTGACGGGTTGGGAGATTGCACTAACTAA
- a CDS encoding ferritin-like domain-containing protein encodes MNYREEISKKLNELLVKNYDAEKGYLNAIDNVESNELKLFFKRRASERSQFAKELRTEILQYGQIPEDSGSFKGTMHRNWMSLKSVFSSNNEEAILEEAIKGEEASLEEYDTLLKENNLPPTIDNLIAKHRHAIQAAINTEKVHEELVS; translated from the coding sequence ATGAATTACAGAGAAGAAATTTCAAAAAAGTTAAATGAATTATTAGTGAAAAATTATGATGCTGAAAAAGGGTATCTTAATGCTATTGATAATGTAGAAAGCAACGAATTAAAATTATTTTTCAAAAGGCGTGCGTCTGAACGCAGTCAGTTTGCTAAAGAGTTAAGAACAGAAATCTTGCAATATGGACAAATTCCGGAGGACTCAGGTAGTTTTAAGGGAACAATGCACAGAAATTGGATGAGCTTAAAATCAGTATTTTCTTCAAATAATGAAGAAGCCATTTTAGAAGAAGCTATAAAAGGAGAGGAAGCAAGTTTGGAAGAATACGATACATTGTTGAAAGAAAATAATTTACCACCAACTATTGATAATTTAATTGCAAAGCATAGACATGCTATTCAAGCAGCCATTAATACAGAAAAAGTACATGAAGAATTAGTGTCCTAA
- the dnaE gene encoding DNA polymerase III subunit alpha: MYLIFDTETTGLPKRWDAPITDTDNWPRCIQIAWQLHDEMGNCVEHEDYLVQPDGFNIPYDAEKIHGISTELAQQQGVPLADVLEKFNTALGKAKFVVGQNVKFDLNIMGAEFVRGNVENPLQELPVLDTCTEQTAALCELPGGRYGRFKLPTLTELHQFLFDKPFGEAHNATADVEATTRCFLELIRLKKYTKEQLDVAPEYFEQFNKENPQTIQLIGLKHINLKRESAKIQEKLQKQDTNEISTAEIKENIKDLQTVDFVHLHNHSQFSVLQSTMSVADLITVAAGHGMPAVALTDHANMMGAFHFVNAANKHNKAAKAKIEEAAAAGTTTTAKEIKPIIGCEFFVCEDHTDKTRKDNGYQIVLIAKNKNGYHNLAKLSSHAYVNGFYYIPRIDKKLIEEYKEDLICLTGNLYGEVPSKILNVGENQAEEALIWWKETFGDDLYVELMRHDQEDENRVNPVLIKLARQHDVKLIASNNTYYAKQSDANAHDILLCVKEGEKQATPIGRGRGYRYGLPNQEYYFKSGDQMKSLFKDVPESISNIQEVVDKIEGYQLARDVLLPAFDIPEQFASEEDKVDGGKRGENALLRHLTYVGAKKRYGEELSDVVIERLDFELSVIEKTGYPGYFLIVEDFIREARKMDVSVGPGRGSAAGSVVAYCLWITNIDPLLYNLLFERFLNPDRVSMPDIDIDFDDEGRSRVMDYVIEKYGSSQVAQIITYGTMAAKSSIRDTARVLDLPLFDADRIAKLIPTMSKLGKIFGLTEKELGQKFRAEDLEKINELLNISDGNDLSAETVNIARSLEGSVRNTGIHACGVIITPDDITKFVPVALAKDSDLYVTQFDNSVVEDAGLLKMDFLGLKTLTLIKDTVKLVKAKHDILLDPDSFPLDDEKTYELFQRGETVGVFQYESPGMQKHLKDLKPTVFDDLIAMNALYRPGPMEYIPSFVRRKHGDEDIEYDLPAMEEYLKETYGITVYQEQVMLLSQSLADFTKGEADVLRKAMGKKQIAVLDKMKPKFIEQASAKGHDAKKLEKIWKDWEAFASYAFNKSHSTCYAWIAYQTAYLKAHYPAEYMAAVLSNNMNDIKQVTFFMDECKRMKLPVLGPDVNESYYKFSVNKDNAVRFGMGAIKGVGHGAVMTIVNNRDEDGPYTSIFDLSKRIDLRAANKKAFENLALAGGFDELGDTHRAQYFFKDGSELTFLEKAIKYGAKHQENENSAQVSMFGGDSDVQIEEPVIPECETWGTMEKLSREREVVGVYISGHPLDDFRTEMKSFCNGTISDFNDLSAHVNKEITFGGVVTDVQHRVSKQGKGWAMFTIEDYTDTFEFRVFGEEYLKHRPFLLQNTFVHVKAFVREGWVNRDTGKKSDPRLQFNSFQLLHDVMEKNVRKISIQLNIKELEAEKIRYLKELIAMHPGNHALNFLVYDNRDKIKLTMISRKQKIQVTNELLNELQEQQIHYLINQ, from the coding sequence ATGTATTTAATATTTGATACCGAAACCACCGGATTACCTAAACGTTGGGATGCACCTATTACTGATACCGATAATTGGCCTAGATGTATCCAAATTGCTTGGCAATTGCATGACGAGATGGGTAATTGTGTGGAGCATGAGGATTATTTAGTGCAACCGGACGGATTTAATATTCCGTATGATGCAGAGAAAATCCATGGTATTTCTACAGAATTAGCACAGCAGCAAGGAGTCCCTTTAGCAGACGTTTTAGAAAAGTTTAATACGGCATTAGGTAAAGCTAAATTTGTGGTGGGTCAGAATGTGAAATTTGACTTGAATATTATGGGTGCCGAGTTTGTGCGTGGAAATGTAGAGAATCCATTGCAAGAATTACCGGTTTTAGATACGTGTACGGAGCAGACTGCTGCTTTATGTGAATTACCTGGTGGACGTTATGGGCGTTTTAAATTACCAACGTTAACCGAGTTGCACCAGTTTTTGTTTGATAAACCTTTTGGAGAGGCGCACAACGCTACTGCCGATGTGGAGGCAACAACACGTTGTTTTTTAGAATTAATACGTTTAAAAAAATATACAAAAGAACAGTTAGATGTTGCTCCAGAATACTTTGAGCAATTTAATAAAGAGAATCCTCAAACGATTCAGTTAATAGGATTAAAGCATATTAACCTAAAACGGGAAAGTGCTAAAATCCAAGAAAAATTACAAAAGCAAGATACTAACGAGATTAGTACTGCGGAGATTAAAGAAAATATCAAGGATCTACAAACGGTAGACTTTGTGCATTTACATAACCACTCTCAGTTTTCTGTATTACAGTCAACAATGAGTGTTGCTGATTTGATTACAGTTGCTGCAGGGCATGGTATGCCTGCTGTGGCGTTAACAGATCATGCTAATATGATGGGGGCATTCCACTTTGTAAATGCTGCTAATAAACATAATAAAGCTGCAAAAGCTAAAATTGAAGAAGCCGCAGCTGCTGGAACCACAACAACTGCAAAAGAAATAAAGCCAATTATTGGTTGTGAGTTTTTTGTTTGTGAGGATCACACGGACAAAACCAGAAAAGACAACGGGTATCAAATTGTTTTAATTGCAAAAAACAAAAATGGATATCACAACCTTGCAAAATTATCGTCTCATGCTTATGTTAATGGGTTTTATTATATACCAAGGATAGATAAAAAACTTATTGAGGAGTATAAAGAAGACTTGATTTGTTTAACAGGAAACTTGTATGGAGAGGTTCCAAGTAAGATTTTAAATGTTGGAGAAAATCAGGCAGAAGAAGCGTTAATTTGGTGGAAAGAAACATTTGGTGATGATTTGTATGTAGAACTGATGCGACACGATCAGGAAGATGAAAACCGTGTTAACCCTGTTTTAATAAAATTAGCAAGACAACATGATGTTAAGTTAATAGCGTCTAACAATACCTATTATGCTAAGCAGAGTGATGCCAATGCGCATGATATTTTATTGTGTGTAAAAGAAGGTGAAAAACAAGCCACACCAATTGGTCGTGGTAGAGGGTATCGTTATGGATTGCCTAACCAAGAATACTACTTTAAATCTGGAGATCAGATGAAAAGTTTGTTTAAGGATGTGCCTGAATCCATTTCGAATATCCAAGAAGTGGTTGATAAGATTGAAGGGTATCAATTGGCTAGGGATGTATTATTGCCTGCGTTTGATATTCCGGAACAGTTTGCAAGTGAAGAGGATAAAGTTGATGGAGGAAAACGTGGGGAGAATGCCCTTTTAAGGCATTTAACTTATGTGGGTGCTAAAAAACGATATGGAGAAGAGTTGTCCGATGTTGTTATTGAACGATTGGATTTTGAGCTAAGCGTTATTGAGAAAACGGGGTATCCTGGATATTTCTTGATTGTAGAGGATTTTATACGCGAAGCTAGAAAAATGGACGTTTCTGTAGGTCCAGGGCGTGGATCGGCAGCAGGATCTGTAGTTGCCTATTGTTTATGGATTACCAATATTGATCCCTTATTGTATAACTTACTTTTTGAGCGTTTCCTGAATCCGGATCGTGTAAGTATGCCCGATATTGATATTGATTTTGATGACGAAGGCCGATCTCGTGTTATGGATTACGTTATCGAAAAGTATGGAAGTAGTCAAGTGGCGCAGATTATTACCTACGGTACTATGGCTGCAAAATCTTCGATTAGAGATACGGCACGTGTATTAGATTTACCTTTGTTTGATGCAGATAGGATTGCAAAACTGATTCCTACAATGTCTAAGTTGGGTAAGATTTTCGGTTTAACCGAAAAAGAATTAGGGCAAAAGTTTAGAGCTGAAGATTTAGAGAAAATTAACGAGCTTTTAAATATTTCGGATGGAAATGATTTGTCTGCCGAAACCGTAAATATTGCACGATCATTAGAAGGTTCTGTTCGAAACACAGGGATACATGCCTGTGGTGTAATTATTACGCCAGATGATATTACTAAGTTCGTACCAGTGGCTTTGGCAAAAGATTCAGATTTGTATGTCACACAGTTTGATAACTCTGTGGTGGAGGATGCAGGACTGTTAAAGATGGATTTCTTGGGTCTGAAAACGCTAACGCTTATTAAAGACACTGTAAAATTAGTTAAAGCTAAACATGATATATTATTAGATCCAGATAGTTTTCCTCTGGATGATGAAAAGACTTACGAGTTGTTTCAACGTGGAGAAACAGTTGGTGTATTTCAATATGAATCTCCTGGAATGCAGAAGCATTTAAAAGATCTTAAACCTACTGTTTTTGACGATTTAATTGCCATGAATGCACTGTACAGACCTGGTCCAATGGAATACATACCAAGTTTTGTACGTAGAAAGCATGGTGACGAGGATATTGAGTACGATTTACCAGCAATGGAAGAGTACTTAAAGGAAACCTACGGAATTACAGTATACCAAGAGCAGGTAATGCTACTGTCACAGTCTTTAGCAGATTTTACAAAGGGTGAAGCCGATGTACTGCGTAAGGCGATGGGTAAAAAGCAAATTGCGGTTTTGGATAAAATGAAACCAAAATTTATCGAGCAAGCCAGTGCTAAAGGGCATGATGCTAAAAAGCTTGAGAAAATTTGGAAGGATTGGGAAGCCTTTGCTAGTTACGCCTTTAACAAATCGCACTCGACGTGTTATGCGTGGATTGCTTATCAAACGGCGTATCTAAAGGCGCATTATCCAGCCGAATATATGGCTGCGGTATTGTCCAATAACATGAATGACATTAAACAGGTGACCTTTTTTATGGACGAGTGTAAGCGCATGAAACTACCGGTACTTGGACCAGATGTAAATGAATCTTATTATAAGTTTTCTGTAAACAAGGACAATGCGGTGCGTTTTGGTATGGGAGCCATAAAAGGAGTTGGGCATGGCGCTGTAATGACTATTGTTAATAATAGAGATGAAGATGGGCCATATACTTCGATATTTGATTTGTCAAAACGTATTGATTTACGTGCCGCTAACAAAAAGGCATTTGAAAATTTAGCATTAGCAGGTGGTTTTGATGAGTTGGGTGATACACATCGTGCGCAATACTTTTTTAAAGATGGAAGCGAATTAACCTTTTTAGAAAAGGCTATTAAATATGGTGCAAAGCATCAAGAAAATGAAAACTCGGCACAAGTCAGTATGTTTGGTGGTGATAGTGATGTGCAGATTGAAGAACCTGTGATTCCTGAATGTGAAACTTGGGGAACCATGGAAAAACTATCTCGAGAACGTGAGGTGGTTGGAGTTTATATTTCAGGACATCCTTTAGATGATTTTAGAACAGAGATGAAATCGTTTTGTAATGGAACCATTTCAGATTTTAATGACTTAAGCGCTCATGTTAATAAAGAAATTACTTTTGGAGGTGTTGTTACAGATGTGCAACATCGTGTGAGTAAGCAAGGTAAAGGTTGGGCAATGTTTACCATTGAAGATTATACAGATACGTTTGAATTTAGGGTTTTTGGTGAAGAGTATCTAAAACACCGTCCATTTTTATTACAAAACACATTTGTACACGTTAAGGCTTTTGTTAGAGAAGGTTGGGTAAATCGTGATACCGGTAAAAAGAGTGATCCAAGATTGCAATTTAATAGCTTTCAGTTATTGCACGATGTCATGGAGAAAAATGTTAGAAAAATCTCGATTCAATTAAATATTAAAGAGCTTGAAGCTGAAAAAATTAGATATCTAAAGGAGTTGATAGCAATGCATCCTGGTAATCATGCGCTTAACTTTTTGGTGTACGATAATAGAGATAAAATTAAATTAACCATGATTAGTCGAAAGCAAAAAATACAAGTGACCAATGAGTTGCTGAATGAATTGCAGGAGCAACAGATTCATTATTTGATTAATCAATAA
- the trxA gene encoding thioredoxin — MALEITDANFEETVLKSDKPVVVDFWAAWCGPCRMVGPIIDELSTEYEGKAIVGKVDVDANQEFAAKYGVRNIPTVLVFQNGEVVGRQVGVAPKTAYSEALDALL; from the coding sequence ATGGCATTAGAAATCACAGATGCAAACTTCGAAGAAACAGTATTAAAAAGCGATAAGCCAGTAGTCGTTGACTTTTGGGCAGCTTGGTGTGGACCTTGTCGTATGGTTGGACCAATCATTGACGAGTTAAGTACTGAGTATGAAGGTAAGGCTATCGTAGGTAAAGTAGATGTAGACGCAAATCAAGAATTTGCAGCAAAATATGGTGTACGTAACATCCCAACGGTTTTAGTATTTCAAAATGGTGAAGTAGTAGGACGTCAAGTAGGTGTAGCACCAAAAACAGCTTATTCTGAAGCGTTAGACGCTTTATTATAG
- a CDS encoding ClpP family protease, with product MSKTIKVQDAIDAKLLEERKVFLWGAVDDKTAKHVIDRLLYLDSLETKDITLYINSPGGYVTSGFAMYDCIKGLKSDVSTVCTGLAASMGSILLSVGAKGKRFIQPHARVMIHQPSGGARGQASDIEITAQEIVKTKELSAHILADNCGQTYEKVMKDFNRDHWMGADESLAYGIVDGIAE from the coding sequence ATGAGTAAAACAATAAAAGTACAAGATGCTATTGATGCAAAATTGTTAGAAGAACGTAAAGTGTTTCTTTGGGGAGCAGTTGATGATAAAACAGCAAAGCATGTTATAGATCGCTTACTGTATCTAGATAGCTTAGAGACTAAGGATATTACATTGTATATTAATAGTCCAGGTGGATATGTGACGTCGGGATTTGCAATGTATGACTGTATTAAAGGTTTGAAAAGTGATGTGTCTACAGTTTGTACAGGTTTGGCTGCGTCTATGGGGTCTATTTTGTTATCTGTTGGAGCTAAAGGGAAACGTTTTATCCAACCGCATGCAAGAGTTATGATTCACCAGCCAAGTGGAGGTGCACGTGGGCAGGCTAGTGATATTGAGATTACGGCTCAAGAAATTGTGAAAACTAAAGAGTTAAGTGCGCATATCTTAGCGGATAATTGTGGTCAAACGTATGAGAAAGTAATGAAAGATTTTAATCGTGACCATTGGATGGGTGCAGATGAAAGTTTAGCTTATGGTATTGTTGACGGTATAGCGGAATAA
- a CDS encoding DUF58 domain-containing protein, with the protein MKLQDELNKAGGFKNLEHLAKQVVEGFISGMHKSPFHGFSAEFAEHKIYNQGESTRHIDWKLFAKTDKLYTKRYDDETNLRCHIILDNSSSMHYPQQDSFSIDSLNKVAFSALASASLMHILKKQRDAVGLSIYSDQYDFYAPEKGSERHHQMLIHKLEQAVKSKPVSKQTETYAYLHEIAEKIHRRSLIFVFTDMFQTTTDEVKLFEALRHLKHNKHEVVLFHVYDKAKEMNFNFNNKPKRFIDIETGDFVNLYAEQVKENYEKAVFNYFEELKMKCLQYKIKYVAADVNQPFDAVLTGYMVAREKFI; encoded by the coding sequence ATGAAGTTACAAGACGAACTTAATAAAGCAGGCGGATTTAAAAACCTCGAACACTTAGCTAAGCAAGTGGTTGAGGGTTTTATATCCGGTATGCATAAAAGTCCGTTTCATGGCTTCTCTGCAGAATTTGCAGAGCATAAAATTTACAATCAAGGCGAAAGTACACGTCATATAGATTGGAAACTGTTTGCTAAAACAGATAAGCTGTATACTAAGCGTTATGATGACGAAACTAATTTGCGTTGTCATATTATTTTAGATAACAGCAGCTCAATGCACTATCCGCAACAAGATAGTTTTTCTATTGATAGTTTAAATAAGGTTGCTTTTTCGGCTTTAGCCTCTGCCTCCTTAATGCATATATTAAAAAAGCAACGCGATGCAGTAGGATTAAGTATATATAGTGATCAGTATGATTTTTATGCGCCTGAAAAAGGAAGTGAACGTCACCACCAGATGTTGATCCATAAATTGGAACAGGCAGTCAAATCAAAGCCTGTAAGCAAGCAAACGGAAACTTATGCCTATTTACACGAGATTGCAGAAAAGATTCACAGGCGCTCTTTAATCTTTGTTTTTACCGATATGTTTCAAACGACCACAGATGAGGTTAAATTATTTGAAGCATTAAGACATTTAAAACATAATAAACATGAGGTTGTTTTGTTTCATGTTTATGATAAAGCGAAAGAAATGAACTTTAATTTTAATAATAAGCCAAAAAGATTTATTGATATTGAAACTGGTGATTTTGTCAACTTATATGCGGAGCAGGTCAAGGAAAATTACGAAAAAGCAGTGTTTAATTATTTTGAAGAATTGAAAATGAAATGTTTACAGTATAAGATCAAGTATGTTGCTGCAGATGTTAACCAGCCGTTTGATGCTGTTTTAACGGGCTATATGGTGGCTCGAGAAAAATTTATTTAA